A region from the Afifella aestuarii genome encodes:
- the efeB gene encoding iron uptake transporter deferrochelatase/peroxidase subunit: protein MTDRIKDNTARLGFGCPFASRRQVLLGLGGAGSALALGAVPSLAEEGDGHQVTDAPTGLNSTSERVPFYGKHQAGIVTPRPATGIMAAFDVVARTPDDLETMLRKLTERIVFLTQGGEVPELDPKLPPPDSGILGPVVAPDNLTITVGLGASLFERREFLTPLKPRTLQRMTQFPNDALDAERCHGDLSLQFCANLQDTNIHALRDIVKNLPEYLVLRWMQEGDVPVIPPKPDGETESARNFLGFRDGSANPDSNDRDLMQKVVWVGEGDDEPQWAHGGTYQAVRIIRNFVERWDRTPLKEQEEIFGRKKDSGAPFGGTHESDVPDYTRDPQGELTPLDSHIRLANPRTPEADDNLILRRPFNYSNGVTKSGQLDQGLLFIAYQADLEKGFIAVQTKLNGEPLEEYIKPVGGGYFFVLPGVTSPDRYLGQDLIEAASTADTPI from the coding sequence ATGACAGATAGGATCAAGGACAACACGGCGCGTTTGGGCTTCGGCTGCCCGTTTGCGAGCCGCCGCCAAGTGCTCCTCGGGCTCGGTGGCGCCGGCAGTGCGCTTGCCTTGGGAGCGGTCCCGTCACTGGCCGAAGAGGGGGACGGGCATCAGGTCACCGATGCGCCGACGGGTCTCAACAGCACGTCGGAGCGGGTGCCGTTCTATGGCAAGCATCAGGCGGGGATCGTCACGCCGCGACCGGCGACCGGCATCATGGCGGCTTTCGATGTCGTCGCACGCACGCCGGACGACCTGGAGACGATGCTGCGCAAATTGACGGAGCGCATCGTCTTTCTGACACAAGGCGGCGAGGTGCCGGAGCTCGATCCGAAGCTGCCGCCTCCGGATTCCGGGATTCTGGGGCCGGTGGTGGCCCCGGACAATCTGACGATCACCGTCGGGCTCGGCGCCTCCTTGTTTGAACGCCGGGAGTTTTTGACCCCTCTGAAGCCGCGCACGCTTCAGCGCATGACGCAGTTCCCGAACGACGCGCTCGATGCGGAGCGCTGTCATGGCGATCTTTCGCTGCAGTTCTGCGCCAATCTGCAGGACACCAATATTCACGCGCTGCGCGACATCGTGAAGAACCTGCCGGAATATCTGGTGCTGCGCTGGATGCAGGAAGGCGATGTCCCGGTCATTCCGCCAAAGCCCGACGGGGAGACGGAAAGCGCGCGCAATTTCCTCGGCTTTCGCGACGGCTCCGCCAACCCGGATTCCAATGATCGCGACCTCATGCAGAAGGTCGTGTGGGTCGGCGAGGGCGATGACGAGCCGCAATGGGCCCATGGCGGCACCTATCAGGCGGTGCGCATCATCCGCAATTTCGTCGAGCGCTGGGATCGCACGCCGCTCAAGGAGCAGGAAGAGATATTCGGGCGCAAGAAGGATAGCGGCGCGCCCTTCGGCGGGACGCATGAAAGCGATGTGCCGGATTATACGCGCGATCCGCAGGGCGAGCTGACGCCGCTCGATTCCCATATCCGGCTTGCCAATCCGCGCACGCCGGAGGCTGACGACAATCTCATCCTGCGGCGGCCATTCAATTATTCGAACGGCGTCACGAAGTCCGGCCAACTCGACCAGGGGCTCCTGTTCATCGCCTACCAGGCGGATCTGGAGAAGGGCTTCATCGCCGTTCAGACGAAGCTCAATGGCGAGCCGCTGGAGGAATACATCAAGCCCGTCGGCGGCGGGTACTTCTTTGTCCTGCCCGGGGTCACAAGCCCCGATCGCTATCTCGGACAGGACCTCATCGAAGCGGCTTCGACCGCCGATACGCCGATCTGA
- the efeO gene encoding iron uptake system protein EfeO, with protein sequence MNFTRHLRAGALAFALSTTALTGAMAQDASLDLVEPLAQYKIYVAENTAELVKDTQAFVKAIKDGDVEKAKELFAPTRTSYEAVEPIAELFSDLDVSIDARADDYEKGEEDPTFTGFHRLEYGLWEEGSTEGLDEYADQLMSDVKDLNSRINELTFPPEVVVGGAAALMEEVAATKISGEEDRYSRTDLWDFKANFDGAYKIFDLLKPVLEEKDSEEFLKTVQGNFDDVYEVLEEYETDEGGYVSYTKLSDEDRNLLSTKVNTLAEDLSTLRGKLGLG encoded by the coding sequence ATGAACTTCACCCGACATCTGCGCGCAGGCGCCCTGGCATTTGCCCTCAGCACCACGGCTCTCACCGGGGCCATGGCGCAAGACGCCTCCCTCGACCTCGTTGAGCCGCTCGCCCAATACAAGATCTACGTGGCCGAAAACACCGCAGAGCTGGTGAAGGACACGCAAGCGTTCGTTAAAGCGATCAAGGACGGCGACGTGGAGAAGGCGAAGGAGCTCTTCGCGCCGACGCGTACGAGCTACGAGGCCGTGGAGCCGATCGCCGAGCTCTTCTCCGATCTCGACGTCTCGATCGATGCTCGCGCCGACGATTACGAAAAGGGCGAAGAGGATCCGACCTTCACCGGCTTCCACCGCCTCGAATACGGGCTGTGGGAAGAGGGCTCCACGGAAGGGCTCGATGAATATGCCGACCAGCTTATGTCGGACGTGAAGGATCTCAACAGCCGGATCAACGAACTCACCTTCCCGCCGGAAGTGGTCGTCGGCGGCGCGGCGGCGCTCATGGAAGAGGTTGCCGCGACAAAAATCTCGGGCGAGGAAGACCGTTACAGCCGCACCGATCTGTGGGACTTCAAGGCGAATTTCGACGGCGCCTACAAGATCTTCGATCTCTTGAAGCCGGTTCTGGAAGAGAAGGATTCCGAAGAGTTCCTCAAGACGGTGCAGGGCAATTTCGACGACGTCTATGAGGTGCTCGAAGAGTACGAGACCGACGAGGGTGGCTACGTCTCCTACACGAAGCTCAGCGACGAAGATCGCAATCTCCTCTCCACCAAGGTGAATACGCTGGCGGAAGATCTTTCCACGCTGCGCGGCAAGCTCGGCCTCGGCTGA
- a CDS encoding ABC transporter transmembrane domain-containing protein, translating to MTDRSSKRPRKAGRSSLRPLKALVPYFARYRGRVAATLAALILATLATLAIPMAVRRVVDFGFSADNAGFIDSYFTMLLVVVAVLAGASAARFYLVTTLGERIVADLRDGLFTRMMQLSAGFYDTARSGEILSRLTADTTQIRAAISFAASVALRNIMMFLGSVVMMVVTSPGLSALVLAAIPFIVVPILWFGRRVRQRSRFAQDRLAEASAYASEAISGVRTVQAFNQETPARRYFGVRIEDAFQAARSATAARAALTAFAIFIVFASVVVVLWWGAQAVVDGTMTGGRLSQFVLYSVFAAAGLGEIGQVWGEISQAAGATERIVELLETEPEIKKPQNPVALPTPARGEVRFDDLSFAYPQGSGPVLHNVAFDIRAGERVAIVGPSGAGKSTVFALLMRFYDPQTGSVMVDGVPITEADPEEVRRRIALVPQDVAIFAATAFDNIRFGNETASREDVEAAAKAANADEFIRALPEGYDTVLGERGITLSGGQKQRIAIARALLKDAPILLLDEATSSLDAESEVAVQAALETLMKDRTSLVIAHRLATVRNADRILVMENGALVEEGTHQALISKSGLYARLAELQFNDGGREPESAAAE from the coding sequence ATGACCGATCGCTCTTCTAAAAGGCCGCGCAAGGCCGGCCGCTCGTCGTTGCGCCCTCTCAAGGCGCTTGTCCCCTATTTCGCCAGATATCGCGGACGTGTCGCAGCAACGCTTGCGGCGCTGATCCTTGCGACACTGGCAACGCTCGCGATCCCGATGGCGGTGAGGCGTGTCGTCGATTTCGGCTTCTCCGCCGATAACGCCGGCTTCATCGACAGTTACTTCACCATGCTGCTCGTGGTGGTCGCGGTCCTCGCCGGTGCGAGCGCCGCGCGCTTCTACCTCGTCACCACGCTTGGCGAGCGCATCGTCGCAGACCTGCGCGACGGTCTCTTCACGCGGATGATGCAGCTTTCGGCAGGCTTCTACGACACGGCGCGCTCGGGCGAGATTTTGTCGCGCCTCACCGCCGACACCACACAGATCCGCGCCGCGATCAGCTTTGCCGCCTCCGTCGCGCTCAGAAACATCATGATGTTCCTTGGCTCGGTCGTCATGATGGTGGTGACGAGCCCGGGCCTGTCGGCTCTGGTGCTTGCTGCGATCCCCTTCATCGTCGTGCCGATCCTGTGGTTCGGGCGGCGCGTGCGCCAGCGTTCGCGCTTCGCCCAGGATCGCCTGGCGGAGGCCTCCGCCTATGCCTCCGAAGCGATTTCGGGCGTCCGCACGGTCCAGGCCTTCAATCAGGAGACCCCGGCGCGGCGTTATTTCGGCGTGCGCATCGAGGATGCCTTCCAGGCTGCTCGCAGCGCCACGGCAGCGCGTGCGGCCCTCACCGCCTTTGCCATCTTCATCGTCTTTGCGAGCGTCGTCGTCGTCCTCTGGTGGGGCGCGCAGGCGGTCGTCGACGGCACCATGACGGGCGGTCGCCTCAGCCAGTTCGTTCTCTATTCGGTGTTTGCAGCCGCGGGCCTCGGCGAGATCGGCCAGGTCTGGGGTGAGATCAGCCAGGCAGCCGGCGCCACCGAGCGGATCGTCGAGCTTCTGGAGACGGAACCGGAAATCAAGAAGCCGCAAAATCCTGTGGCCCTGCCCACCCCGGCCCGCGGCGAGGTGCGCTTCGACGACCTCTCCTTCGCCTATCCGCAAGGCTCAGGTCCGGTTCTCCACAATGTCGCCTTCGACATCCGAGCCGGCGAACGAGTGGCGATCGTCGGCCCTTCGGGCGCCGGCAAATCGACGGTTTTCGCTCTCCTCATGCGCTTTTACGACCCGCAGACGGGCTCCGTCATGGTCGATGGCGTTCCGATCACCGAGGCGGACCCGGAAGAGGTCCGCCGCCGCATCGCGCTCGTGCCGCAGGACGTGGCGATCTTTGCCGCGACCGCCTTCGACAACATCCGCTTCGGCAACGAGACGGCAAGCCGCGAAGACGTCGAGGCAGCCGCCAAGGCCGCCAATGCCGACGAATTCATCCGCGCGCTTCCGGAAGGTTACGACACGGTGCTCGGAGAGCGCGGCATCACCCTTTCGGGCGGCCAGAAGCAGCGCATCGCCATTGCCCGCGCGCTTTTGAAGGATGCGCCGATCCTTCTCCTCGACGAGGCGACGAGTTCGCTCGACGCGGAAAGCGAGGTCGCCGTCCAGGCCGCCCTCGAAACGCTGATGAAGGACCGCACCAGCCTCGTCATCGCCCACAGGCTCGCGACCGTGCGCAATGCCGACCGCATCCTGGTGATGGAGAACGGCGCGCTCGTCGAGGAAGGCACGCATCAGGCGCTCATTTCCAAGAGCGGCCTTTATGCGCGCCTCGCCGAGCTGCAGTTCAACGACGGTGGCCGCGAACCGGAATCTGCCGCCGCCGAATAG
- the rpmE gene encoding 50S ribosomal protein L31 → MKKDIHPDYHPVKVVMTDGTEYWTRSTYGEDGASLQLDIDPSTHPAWTGGGQHLIDRGGRLSRFKNKYAGFLG, encoded by the coding sequence ATGAAGAAAGACATCCATCCGGATTATCATCCGGTCAAGGTCGTGATGACCGACGGCACGGAATACTGGACCCGTTCGACCTATGGTGAGGATGGTGCCTCGCTGCAGCTCGATATCGATCCTTCGACGCATCCGGCCTGGACCGGCGGCGGCCAGCACCTCATCGACCGCGGCGGTCGCCTGTCGCGCTTCAAGAACAAGTACGCCGGCTTCCTCGGCTAA
- a CDS encoding DUF1465 family protein, whose protein sequence is MRQTGSREEPLSFGRAYAHSQTFSELFQAGMQLVEETAAYLDGDGRAAASGLNRPASIVYATESMRLTTRLMQLASWLLLHRAVNEGEMTLDQAAEEKHKIHLDQALTAMRGPGWEELPEGFKALIDRSVSLQKRVQMIDAALFDDGRSTLEEAPSPVASQLAALQDAFEKRVG, encoded by the coding sequence ATGCGTCAAACGGGTAGCCGCGAAGAGCCACTGTCTTTCGGGCGCGCATATGCGCATTCGCAGACATTCAGCGAATTGTTCCAGGCGGGCATGCAGCTCGTCGAGGAGACGGCAGCCTATCTCGATGGGGACGGGCGCGCGGCCGCGTCCGGGCTCAATCGTCCCGCGTCCATCGTCTATGCAACGGAATCCATGCGTCTCACCACGCGGCTGATGCAGCTCGCCTCCTGGCTCCTCCTGCATCGCGCTGTGAACGAAGGTGAGATGACGCTCGATCAGGCGGCGGAAGAAAAGCACAAGATCCACCTCGATCAGGCGCTGACCGCCATGCGCGGTCCCGGCTGGGAAGAGCTTCCGGAAGGGTTCAAGGCGCTGATCGACCGCTCCGTGTCCCTGCAGAAGCGGGTGCAGATGATCGACGCGGCGCTTTTCGACGATGGTCGTTCGACCCTGGAGGAAGCGCCGAGCCCGGTGGCAAGCCAGCTTGCAGCCCTTCAGGACGCCTTCGAGAAACGTGTCGGCTGA
- a CDS encoding DUF1192 domain-containing protein: protein MFADDDRPVKKPVHTVGEDLSLLSEHELEERIALCEAEIARIQQELTRKKGGRAAADAVFKR from the coding sequence ATGTTTGCAGACGACGACAGGCCGGTGAAAAAGCCGGTCCATACGGTGGGGGAAGACCTCTCGCTCCTTTCAGAACACGAGCTCGAAGAACGCATCGCGCTTTGCGAGGCCGAGATTGCGCGCATCCAACAGGAGCTGACGCGCAAGAAGGGCGGACGCGCCGCGGCGGACGCGGTTTTCAAGCGCTGA
- a CDS encoding NAD(P)H-quinone oxidoreductase, which produces MNIPQTMEAVAITEPGGPEVLALEERAVPQPGEGELLVKVAAAGINRPDVLQRLGRYPVPKGASDIPGLEISGHVVAAGEGAERFSIGDAVVALLPGGGYAEYATVAETNALPLPQGLSLIEGAALPETTFTVWHNVFERGSLRPGETLLVHGGTSGIGTTAIQLAKAFNAHVLVTAGSDERCEAARRIGADRAINYNSEDFVEVVREFTGGDGADVILDMVGGSYTQRNLQAAAVDGRIVQIAFLKGQRAEVDLALIMQKRLILTGSTLRPQSVDAKAELARMLEETVWPAIAAGRYTPVIHAVVPFADVVEAHQMIDAEHVGKIVLKVDPRA; this is translated from the coding sequence ATGAACATTCCGCAGACGATGGAAGCCGTTGCCATCACCGAGCCGGGCGGGCCGGAGGTGCTGGCGCTCGAAGAGCGCGCCGTGCCGCAGCCGGGAGAAGGCGAGCTTCTCGTCAAGGTCGCAGCGGCGGGCATCAACCGGCCGGACGTCCTGCAGCGGCTCGGCCGCTATCCCGTGCCGAAAGGGGCCTCCGATATTCCGGGGCTCGAAATCTCCGGTCATGTGGTGGCGGCAGGCGAGGGCGCGGAACGCTTCAGCATCGGCGATGCGGTGGTGGCGCTTCTGCCAGGCGGCGGCTACGCCGAATATGCGACGGTGGCGGAGACGAACGCTCTGCCGCTGCCGCAAGGCCTGTCGCTCATCGAAGGCGCGGCCTTGCCGGAAACGACTTTTACCGTCTGGCACAATGTCTTCGAGCGCGGCTCGCTCAGGCCCGGCGAGACGCTCCTCGTTCATGGCGGCACGTCGGGCATCGGCACGACGGCGATCCAGCTCGCCAAAGCCTTCAACGCCCATGTTCTGGTGACGGCGGGGTCGGATGAACGCTGCGAGGCGGCGAGGCGCATCGGTGCCGACCGGGCGATCAATTACAACAGCGAAGATTTCGTCGAGGTGGTGCGCGAGTTCACCGGCGGCGACGGCGCTGACGTCATCCTCGATATGGTCGGTGGCAGCTATACGCAGCGCAATTTGCAGGCGGCGGCGGTCGACGGACGGATCGTGCAGATCGCCTTTCTCAAAGGGCAGCGCGCGGAGGTCGATCTCGCGCTGATCATGCAGAAACGGCTCATCCTGACGGGCTCGACTTTGCGGCCGCAATCGGTGGACGCGAAGGCCGAACTCGCGCGCATGCTGGAGGAAACGGTGTGGCCGGCGATCGCGGCTGGACGCTACACGCCGGTCATTCACGCGGTGGTGCCATTTGCCGATGTCGTGGAAGCGCACCAGATGATTGATGCTGAACATGTCGGCAAGATCGTCTTGAAAGTCGATCCGCGCGCATAG
- a CDS encoding DUF1013 domain-containing protein, giving the protein MASTPLMPKATAVWLVDNTSLTFEQIAHFCRLHPLEVKAIADGDAAQGIKGIDPVIGGQLARDEIEKAERDPTYRMKILVSKVRVPETKRRGPRYTPVSKRQDRPNAILWLVRNHPELKDSQIIRLVGTTKPTIEAIRERTHWNSANLQPADPVTLGLCSQLELDLEVRKAAKNAPAVEEEGARLLSAEETTRRPQPSESDTGHEREPDIDPDSVFAKLKNLKSSDVT; this is encoded by the coding sequence ATGGCGTCAACGCCTCTGATGCCGAAAGCGACCGCCGTATGGCTGGTCGACAATACTTCGCTCACCTTCGAGCAGATCGCACATTTCTGCCGGCTGCACCCTCTCGAAGTCAAAGCGATCGCCGATGGTGACGCCGCCCAGGGTATCAAGGGGATCGATCCGGTGATCGGCGGACAGCTGGCGCGCGATGAGATCGAAAAGGCCGAACGCGATCCGACCTATCGGATGAAAATCCTGGTCTCCAAAGTGCGCGTGCCGGAGACGAAGCGGCGCGGACCGCGCTACACGCCCGTTTCCAAGCGGCAGGACCGGCCGAACGCCATTTTGTGGCTGGTGCGCAACCATCCGGAACTGAAGGATTCGCAGATCATCCGTCTCGTCGGCACGACGAAGCCGACGATCGAGGCGATCCGCGAGCGCACGCATTGGAACTCGGCGAATCTGCAGCCGGCCGATCCCGTCACGCTCGGCCTGTGCTCGCAGCTCGAACTCGACCTCGAAGTCCGCAAAGCGGCGAAAAACGCCCCGGCCGTGGAAGAAGAGGGCGCACGCCTTCTGTCCGCGGAAGAGACGACGCGCCGTCCGCAGCCTTCCGAAAGCGATACCGGACACGAGCGCGAGCCCGACATCGATCCGGATTCGGTTTTCGCCAAGCTCAAGAATTTGAAGTCGAGCGACGTCACCTGA
- a CDS encoding sulfite exporter TauE/SafE family protein, with protein sequence MVLVAGTVRGFAGFGAGLVFVPFAGSLIGPRAAVIVLWAIDSLPTLPILIPALRVCNYRSVLPAAGGVALCAPFGAYLLATADPLVLRWGMSGVVLALVVLLGSGLRFTGPRRPASAFGVGMLSGLLGGATQLSGPPVVVYWMSGHEAAAEIRANLIVFFALSTVITGLSFWANGIFSEDALIRAAVAAPVYFVALILGQKMFGFASEKVFRRVALGLIVAAAIMASPAFDGVLR encoded by the coding sequence GTGGTGCTCGTTGCCGGCACCGTCAGAGGCTTTGCCGGGTTCGGCGCCGGCCTCGTCTTCGTCCCCTTTGCAGGATCTCTGATCGGACCTCGCGCCGCGGTCATCGTCTTGTGGGCGATCGATTCCCTGCCGACGCTTCCCATCCTCATTCCGGCTTTGCGTGTGTGCAATTACCGCTCCGTCCTGCCGGCGGCAGGCGGTGTGGCGCTGTGCGCGCCCTTCGGCGCCTATCTCCTTGCGACCGCGGATCCGCTCGTCTTGCGCTGGGGCATGTCGGGGGTGGTTCTCGCGCTCGTCGTCCTGCTCGGCTCCGGCCTGCGCTTCACCGGGCCACGGCGTCCCGCCTCCGCTTTCGGCGTCGGCATGCTGTCGGGGCTTCTCGGCGGTGCGACGCAGCTCTCCGGGCCGCCGGTCGTCGTCTATTGGATGAGCGGGCACGAGGCGGCAGCGGAAATCCGCGCCAATCTCATCGTCTTCTTCGCGCTGTCGACGGTGATCACGGGGTTGTCGTTCTGGGCGAACGGCATCTTCAGCGAAGACGCGCTGATACGTGCGGCGGTCGCCGCGCCCGTCTATTTCGTCGCGCTCATTCTCGGACAGAAGATGTTCGGCTTTGCCTCCGAAAAAGTGTTCCGGAGGGTGGCGCTCGGCCTCATCGTCGCCGCCGCCATCATGGCTTCGCCCGCCTTCGACGGGGTGCTGCGGTAA
- a CDS encoding YebC/PmpR family DNA-binding transcriptional regulator, translating to MAGHSQFKNIMHRKGRQDAARSKLFSKLSKEITVAAKVGDPDPNSNPRLRLAVQNAKAQSMPKDNIERAIQKATGGDGDNYEEIRYEGYGPGGVAFIVEAMTDNRNRTAGAVRSYFAKNGGSLGETGSVAFMFERVGEIYYPASAGDPEKVLEAAIEAGASDVESDEEGHTILTEFEDLGDVSSALAETLGDAESVRAIWKPQTLTPVDEEKAGTLMKLIATLEDDDDVQNVYANFDVDADVMERLSAA from the coding sequence ATGGCGGGCCATTCACAGTTCAAGAACATCATGCACCGCAAGGGCCGCCAGGATGCGGCCCGCTCCAAGCTGTTCTCCAAATTGTCGAAGGAGATCACCGTCGCCGCCAAGGTCGGCGATCCCGATCCGAATTCGAATCCGCGCCTGCGCCTGGCCGTGCAGAATGCCAAGGCGCAGTCGATGCCGAAGGACAACATCGAGCGTGCGATCCAGAAGGCGACCGGCGGCGACGGCGACAATTACGAAGAGATCCGTTACGAGGGCTATGGCCCGGGCGGCGTCGCCTTCATCGTCGAGGCGATGACCGACAACCGCAACCGCACGGCCGGCGCGGTGCGCTCCTATTTCGCCAAGAACGGCGGCTCGCTCGGTGAAACCGGCTCCGTCGCCTTCATGTTCGAGCGTGTCGGCGAGATCTATTACCCGGCCTCCGCCGGCGACCCGGAGAAGGTGCTCGAAGCCGCGATCGAAGCCGGCGCGAGCGACGTCGAAAGCGACGAGGAAGGCCACACCATCCTCACCGAGTTCGAGGATCTGGGCGACGTCTCCTCCGCGCTTGCCGAAACGCTCGGCGATGCGGAATCCGTGCGCGCCATCTGGAAGCCGCAGACCCTGACACCGGTCGACGAAGAAAAGGCCGGCACGCTGATGAAGCTCATCGCCACGCTCGAAGACGACGACGACGTGCAGAACGTCTATGCGAACTTCGACGTCGATGCAGATGTCATGGAGCGGCTCTCCGCCGCCTGA
- a CDS encoding YjhX family toxin translates to MNISKFEQRVLHALAQGGRIRHERSGGRKITHVTCFTRDGFVLSDCTLPVFSRLLSKGLIESRGGAPYQISERGRRSVRAQLDNR, encoded by the coding sequence ATGAATATCTCGAAGTTCGAGCAGCGCGTGTTGCACGCGCTCGCTCAGGGCGGACGCATTCGTCATGAACGAAGCGGTGGTCGCAAGATCACCCACGTCACCTGTTTTACCCGCGACGGTTTCGTGCTCTCCGATTGCACCTTGCCGGTCTTTTCCCGGCTTCTGTCGAAGGGGCTGATCGAATCGCGCGGCGGCGCGCCCTATCAGATTTCTGAACGGGGCCGCCGCAGCGTGCGGGCACAGCTCGATAATCGGTGA
- a CDS encoding histidine kinase dimerization/phosphoacceptor domain -containing protein, protein MPRILYIDDDEGLRRLTRRALARRGYELTTAGSADEGLALLEKDRFDLVAIDHYMPGKTGLDALPLINALPSPPPVVYVTGSEESSIAVAALKAGAQDYVVKTVGEEFFDLLASSFATTLEHQRLIAAQHEAEHALKASNERLSALLREANHRVANSLQIVSSFIQMQANAVEAEEAKIALKDTQQRVYAIGQVHRRLYTSQDINSVDMGDYLSALTAGLEETWSSETAARRVHLTTDGLRLTTDQAVSLGVVVNELVSNACKYAYGEEEDGDIRVDLTTLPGGFRLSVEDDGKGFNGTATPTGTGLGTKLVTAMARSLNAEMSYEGGPPTRILLVKTA, encoded by the coding sequence ATGCCCCGCATTCTCTATATCGACGACGACGAGGGGCTACGGCGCCTGACGCGCCGCGCGCTTGCCCGCCGAGGTTACGAACTCACCACCGCCGGAAGCGCTGACGAAGGTCTCGCCCTTCTTGAGAAAGACAGGTTCGATCTCGTCGCCATCGACCATTACATGCCCGGCAAGACGGGGCTCGACGCGCTTCCTCTCATCAACGCGCTGCCCTCGCCTCCTCCGGTCGTCTATGTCACCGGCTCGGAGGAGAGCTCCATCGCGGTGGCGGCTCTCAAGGCCGGCGCCCAAGACTACGTCGTGAAGACCGTCGGTGAGGAATTCTTCGACCTTCTCGCCTCCTCCTTCGCGACGACGCTTGAACATCAGCGTCTGATCGCGGCCCAGCATGAGGCGGAGCACGCACTCAAAGCCTCCAATGAGCGCCTCTCGGCGCTTCTGCGCGAGGCCAACCACCGCGTCGCCAATTCGCTCCAGATCGTCTCTTCCTTCATCCAGATGCAGGCCAACGCCGTCGAGGCGGAAGAGGCGAAGATCGCGCTCAAGGACACCCAGCAGCGCGTCTATGCGATCGGCCAGGTGCATCGCCGGCTCTACACCTCGCAGGACATCAACAGCGTCGACATGGGCGACTATCTGAGCGCGCTCACCGCCGGCCTGGAAGAGACCTGGTCGAGCGAGACCGCGGCGCGGCGCGTCCATCTCACCACCGACGGGCTGCGCCTCACCACCGATCAGGCCGTCTCGCTGGGCGTCGTCGTCAACGAGCTCGTCTCCAATGCCTGCAAATACGCTTATGGAGAGGAAGAGGACGGCGACATCCGCGTCGATCTCACGACCCTGCCGGGCGGCTTCCGCCTCAGCGTCGAGGACGACGGCAAAGGCTTCAACGGCACAGCAACCCCCACCGGCACGGGTCTCGGCACCAAGCTCGTCACCGCCATGGCGAGGAGCCTGAATGCCGAGATGTCTTATGAAGGCGGGCCACCGACCCGTATTCTGCTGGTCAAAACGGCGTAG
- a CDS encoding response regulator: MIEDDEGHARLIEKNIRRAGVNNPVRHFVEGTAAVEFLFNSPEGPTHNGPALVLLDLNLPDMSGTDILIRMKEETSPLRRTPVVVLTTTDDKMEIERCYDLGANVYITKPVEYESFAQAIRQLGLFISVIQVPEPEIEA, encoded by the coding sequence ATGATCGAAGACGATGAGGGGCATGCGCGTCTCATCGAAAAAAACATCCGGCGCGCAGGCGTCAACAACCCGGTCCGCCATTTCGTCGAGGGAACGGCCGCGGTCGAATTCCTCTTCAACAGCCCCGAGGGCCCGACCCATAATGGCCCGGCACTGGTGCTTCTCGATCTCAACCTGCCCGACATGAGCGGCACCGACATCCTGATAAGGATGAAGGAGGAAACCAGTCCTCTCCGCCGCACGCCCGTCGTGGTTTTGACGACCACCGACGACAAGATGGAGATCGAGCGCTGCTACGATCTTGGCGCCAACGTCTATATCACCAAGCCCGTCGAGTACGAATCCTTCGCCCAGGCGATCCGTCAGCTCGGCCTGTTCATTTCGGTTATCCAGGTTCCCGAACCCGAAATCGAAGCCTGA